TGCCGCCGTCGAGCAGCAGAGCCTTGCCATTGTGCCATGTGTCTCCATCGAAAACGCGGGCGCCGGTGATTGCGGTCTGAGCGCTCATCTCGTCTCCGTCACTTTTTTCAGCGCCACCGGCGCATCGGGATTGAGACCGCGCGAGCGCGACCAGGATTCGACGAAGCCATAAAATGGCAGGATCAGCGTCAGCGCATCGGTAATCGGGTGGCCGGTCTCAACGAAAGGCAGCGTCTTTGCGGTCTTGAGCTTCGAGGACGTCGCAAAGGCGAGCGCCCCTTTCGCACCGAGGCCATCAACGATGCCGACCACCGAATCTTCCGCAGCATCACGCGCGGCAAGGCCGATGACAGGGAAGCGGCGCTCGACCAACGCCACCGGACCATGCAGCACTTCGGCGGCCGAATAGGCTTCTGCGTGCATGCCGGAGGTTTCCTTGAACTTCAACGCCGCCTCGCTGGCAATGGCCAGCGCAGGGCCGCGGCCGAGCATATAAAGCGATTCCGCCTCGCCGAGATTGTCGGCAAGCAGATGCCAATCCAGCTTCACGGCCTTTTCGAAATGACCGGGCAAAGCGGCGACCGCTGTGCGCAGGCCTCCGTCGTTTGTCCATTCCGCGAGGATCGCAAGGCCGGCAACGATAGAGTTCACATAGGACTTGGTGGCAGCGACGGCGAGCTCCGGGCCTGCCTGGATATCGAGTGGATGGGTGCTCGCGTCGGAAATGGGCGACGGCAGCGTGTTGGTGAGCGCAATCGTCACGGCGCCAGCCTTGGTGGCCGCTTCTGCCATGGCGACGATGTCGGGGCTCTTGCCGGATTGCGAGATCGCGATGGACGCAGCGCTGGCGAGCTGCATCTTGGCGCCATAGATGGAAGCGAGCGATGGGCCGAGCGAGGCCACGGGTAGGCCGGTTGAAAGCTCGATCGCATATTTCAGGAAAAGCGCCGCATGGTCGGAAGAACCGCGGGCGATCGTCACCAGGAAAGCCGGGTTCTTTTCGCGCAGTGCAGCGCCCGCCTTGCGAATAGCGTCGCTCGAGCGGTCCAGCAGTCGTGCCGTCGCTTCAGGGATTTCGTCGATTTCGCGCCGCATATTGGTCTGCATGATCGTTTCTCTTTCTCGGGTATCAGGAGTCCGAAAGGGTCAGTTCGGCGACGAAGTCATAGGCGTCGCCGCGATAGAGCGAACGGGTGAATTCCACCACCCGGCCGGAGGCAAGGTAGGAAATGCGTTCGATGGAAAGGCTGGCCGAACCCACGGCAACGCCCAGCATGGCTGCGTCCGGGTCCTTGAGGGCGCAGGCCGAAATCCGCTGCACCGCTCGCGTCGGCCGCGACCGTGTCTTGTCGAGTTCCGCGTAAAGCGAGGAGGTGACGCGCGTGGGGTCCGGCAGGAATTCGGCGGAAATGCTGGCGCGCTCGATCGCAAGGGGAAGATCGTCGGCGATGCGCAGCCGCCCGAGCCGGGCGACGAGGCCATCAGCCGGCAGGCCGAGTGTCATGATCTCGTCCGGTGAGGGCTGGAACAGCCCGCGCTCGATCCACTGTGCCCGCGTGTTAAGGCCGCGCCGCGCCATGTCCTCGGTAAAGGAGGTGAGGCGCGACAGCGATTGCTGTACGCGACTGACCGGCTTGACGACAAACGTACCGGAGCCGTGACGGCGAACGAGCAGTCCATCGCGCACGAGATCGTCCACGGCTTTGCGCACGGTGACACGGCTGATATTGGCGTAGTCTGCAAGATCGCGCTCCGGCGGCAGGGCATCGCCGTGATTGAGCTTGCCCGACAGGATCGCGTCTTCCAGCGATTGCCGGAGTTTCAGATAGAGTGGGCCGGAACCGCCGGCCTGCAGTCCCTCCAGCGGAAGGATCGCCTGGAGATGCTGGGTCATGAAAGTACCTCCGCATCGGTGACGAAACGCTTTGTCGCTAGCGCCACAGAACCGGTCAACGCATCGGCTTCAGATTCGGCAAACAAGGGCTGGTGTCGATCCGCAAGCCAGGGACGATAGAATGGCGCCAGGCCACCCAGCAGGCAGATGCGGCGGCTTCCGCGGGAGACAACGACGTCGAGTGCTTCATCGATCGTCTGGGTTGAGGCCTTCAGCAGTGCGACCGCAACCGGATCGTGGCGTTCGGCATGGGCAAAGACCTTCGGCGCATAGCGACCGAACTCGCCCGGATGCGCAAGGCGCGCAAATTCGACGATATCACGCGGATCGTTGTTGAATTCAGCCATAACCTCGTCGGTCAGCGGCGACGTGGGGTGTATGCCGTCATAGGCAAGCAGGCTTTCCTGCAGCAGGGCATGACCGAGCCGGCCGCCACTGCCGAGATCGCCGACCTTGAAGCCCCAGCCGCCGATATAGGAGACATCACCGCCGATGCGGGAGATATAGATACTGCCGGTGCCGAGGATGGCGACCGCGCCGTCGAGGTCGCCAAGCGCACCCTGCAGCGCAATCAGGCCATCGGATTCGATGTCGGCACGGGCAAAGGGCAGCCGCTCTTTTACATAGTGTACGGCCTCGCCCACATTGCTGCCGGCAACGCCGACCAGCGCATCCGTGGTGGTGAAACATTCGGGATCGAGGCCCGCATCTTCGAACGCCGCTTTTGCCGCGCCGATAATGTGGACAAGCGCGGTGTCGGGGTCCGTCAGGATGTTGGCTGCGCCGCTTTTTCCGCGACCAAGGATACGGCCATCCGCGCCGGCAAGAGCGGCACGGCAACTCGTTCCGCCGCCGTCGATTCCGATAATGTAGTGTGGCATGGATACCTCCGGAAAAAAGCATACCAAAAAAATACCATTAACCAAGCAAAATTCTCGATTTTCACAAAATCAAAGTTAATTGGCTGAATTTTATGTATAATTTTTCCGATACTATTTTTTCTTCGACTGCCTATTAATTTTTCCTAGACAATTGGTATTTTTTTGGCATTAATTTGCCACAGAGGAGTTTGAGAGTATGCCGTCTGTGAAAACCGAAGAGTGTCATGACAAGGCAATCGGCCTGGATGTAGCCCATCCGGCGATAGTTTTGCGCCTTCTGGCGTCGGGTCAGCAGGCCGCGGCCAAGGTTGTCGACGACGCGATCGAAAGCATCGCCGCTGCGGCAGAAATTGCAGCCGAGGTGCTCTCGGCCGGTGGTCGTCTTGCCTATGCAGGTGCGGGTAGCTCCGGCCTGATGGCGATGGCGGATGCGCTTGAGCTTCCGGGCACCTATGGCATCGCCCATGACAAGATCGTCGTGCTGCTCGCTGGTGGTGCCGCAAGCCTGACGGATCTTGCCGGCGGTTATGAGGACGATATCGAGCTTGCCCGTAACGATGTGATCAATGCCGGGATCGGCAAGGGCGATTGTCTCGTTGCGGTCTCAGCCAGCGGTTCCACGCCCTATGCGCTGGCGGCGCTGGAGGAAGCGCGCAGCCGCGGCGCCCGCGTCATCGGGATGGCCAACAATCCGGGTGCGGCGCTGTTTGCGGACGCCGAGGTCTCGATCCTTCTGCAGACACCGCCGGAAGTTGTTTCAGGCTCGACGCGCATGGGTGCGGGCACGGCGCAGAAGATCGCCTTCAACATGTTTTCGACGCTGGTCGGCATTCAGCTCGGCCACGTCTATGACGGCCACATGGTCAATCTCAAGGCCGACAACATCAAGCTGCGCGGCCGCGCGGTGCGCATCGTGTCGGATATCGCCGGTATCGGGTCAACCGAGGCCGGACATCATCTCAATACTGCATCGGGTTCGGTCAAGATCGCCATTCTGCTTGCTGCTGGGGCAGACACGGTGGCGGCTGCGCAAGCAGCGCTTGACGGTGCACGGCAAAACCTGCGCAAGGCTCTTGAGGTCTTCGCATCGCAGGGCTAGCGCTCCGCCGGTCTGCCGGCCGGATGCTCTGGCTTGAAAACGACGTGATCCTGCGCGCCCGCTAGCGCGCAAGGTCAGGAAGACTGGGTTCCAAAACGCGCCAAGCCGGCGCTTATAAAAGGGAGAACGTAATGACCCGCACTACCCTAAAAGGTCTGCTGCTTGCGACCAGCATCCTCGGCTCCGCCGGGCTGGCCCACGCAGAAGACGTGACGCTGACCATCGAAAGCTGGCGCAACGACGACCTGTCGATCTGGCAGGAAAAACTGATCCCGGCGTTTGAAGCCAAGAACCCTGGCATCAAGGTTGTTTTCGCACCGACCGCGCCGACTGAATACAACGCCGCGCTGAACGCCAAGCTCGATGCCGGCACGGCAGGCGACCTCGTCACCTGCCGTCCGTTCGATGCCTCGCTTGAGCTCTACAACAAGAAGCATCTTGCTGACCTGACCGGTCTTGCGGGCATGGAGAACTTCTCCCCCGTCGCCAAGTCCGCCTGGACGACGGACGATGGTGCAGCGACCTTCTGCGTGCCGATGGCCTCGGTTATTCATGGCTTCATCTACAACAAGGACGCCTTCGACAAGCTGGGCATCGCAATCCCGGCAACCGAAGCCGATTTCTTTGCAGCTCTCGACAAGATCAAGGCTGACGGCACCTACATCCCGCTCGCCATGGGCACGAAGGATCTCTGGGAAGCTGCAACCATGGGCTACCAGAACATCGGCCCGACCTACTGGAAGGGTGAAGAAGGCCGCTCCGCTCTGATCAAGGGCGAGCAGAAGCTGACCGACGCCGACTGGGTCGAGCCCTACAAGGTTCTCGCCAAGTGGAAGGATTACCTCGGCGACGGTTTCGAAGCCCAGACCTATCCGGACAGCCAGAACCTCTTCACGCTCGGCCGCGCTGCGATCTATCCGGCTGGCTCATGGGAAATCGGCCTGTTCAACAGCCAGGCAGACTTCAAGATGGGCGCCTTCCCGCCGCCGGTTAAGACCGCTGGCGACACCTGCTACATCTCAGACCACAACGACATCGGTGTCGGCCTGAACGCCAAGAGCGCCCATGCGGAAGAAGCCAAGAAGCTTCTGTCCTGGATCGCTTCGCCAGAATTCGCCGATATCTACGCCAACTCGCTGCCGGGCTTCTTCAGCCTGAACTCGACGGCGGTAAAGATGGCCGATCCGCTCGCTCAGGAATTCGTATCCTGGCGCGAAAAGTGCAAGCCGACGATCCGCTCGACCTACCAGATCCTGTCGCGCGGCACGCCGAACCTCGAAAACGAGACCTGGGTCGAATCCGCCAACGTGATCAACGGTACGGATACGCCGGAAGCTGCTGGCGAAAAGCTGCAGAAGGGTCTCGACAGCTGGTACAAGCCTGCGAAGTAATGTTCGGGTCGGGGGCATTGCCCCTCACCTTAGCCCTCTCCCCGCAAGCGGGGAGAGGCGACTACAGAGTCCAGTGGCTTCTCCCTTCTCCCCGCTCGCGGGGAGAAGGTGCCCGAAGGGCGGATGAGGGGCAGCATCTGGCACGCACAAAAAAGCAAAGCGTGCTGCCGAAAATATGTAATCTGAAATCGTAAGCGTGGGCGGCAAGAAACTGCCGTAGAGCGTGCGCGGTGCAAACCGCTGGCGCAAGCACTTCGCTTATCGCAGATAATTGATGAAATAGAGAACAAACCGGTCGGAGCGGCAGAGCCATGAGCAGCGCCACATTTTCTGAAGACGAAATGAAGATCGTGCCCCGCGCCCGGCGCTGGCACATCGCTGTCTTCCTGTTGCCGGCCTTTCTTGTTTACACGGCAGTCATGATCCTGCCGCTCGTCGAGACGCTCAGGCTTTCGCTGTTCAATACCGTCGACGGGCAGTCCATCTTCGTGGGCGTCAGCAATTTCGAGGTTCTGTTTGGCGAGGAGCGCTGGGCGCATGATTTCTGGAATGCGCTGAAGAACAACACCATCTTCTTCGCGATCCACATGCTGGTCCAGAACCCGCTCGGTATCGCGCTTGCTGCCATGCTGTCGATCCCGAAACTCCGGCTCGCGGCTTTCTACCGCACGGCGATCTTCCTGCCGACGCTGCTGTCCTTCGTCATCGTCGGTTTCATCTGGAAACTGATCCTGTCGCCGATCTGGGGCATCACCCCGTTCTTCATGGACCTCGTCGGCCTCAAATCCCTCTTTGGCCCCTGGCTCGGCAAGCCGGGTTCGGCGCTGATCACGGTGTCGCTGATTTCGGTTTGGCAAAATGTCGGCATCCCCATGATGTTGATCTATGCAGCACTTCTCAACATCCCCGATGAAGTTATCGAAGCTGCCGAATGCGACGGCATTACCGGCTGGGCGCAGTTCTGGAAGATCAAGCTGCCGCTGGTGCTGCCGGCGATCGGCATGGTCTCGATCCTGACCTTCGTCGGCAATTTCAACGCCTTCGACCTGATCTACACGGTGCAGGGCGCCCTTGCGGGGCCGGACGGTTCCACGGATATCCTCGGCACGCTGCTTTACCGCACCTTCTTCGGGTTCCAGCTTCAGCTTGGCGACCGTTCGATGGGCGCAACGATTGCGACCGTGATGTTCCTGATCATCCTCGCCGGTGTCTCGTTTTATCTGTTTACCATCCAGCGGCGTATCCGCCGCTACCAGTTCTGAGGAGGCCCGAGATGTCCAAAGCCCGTATCTCCCCGCTCCGCTCCGGTTTTGTCCACATCGCGCTCGCCGGCTATACGATTATCGCGCTGTTTCCTGTCCTGCTGACGATCCTCAATTCGTTCAAGGACAAGAACGCCATCTTCCGTTCGCCGTTGTCGCCGCCGACGACCAAGAGCTTCAGCCTCATCGGCTACGAGACCGTGCTCAAGCAGGGTGATTTCGTCGGCTACTTCCAGAACAGCCTGATCGTCACTGTTGTCGCGATCTTCTTCGTGCTGCTGTTCGGTGCTATGGCGGCTTTCGCGCTGTCTGAATACCGCTTTCGCGGCAACACACTGATGGGCCTTTATCTGGCCATCGGCATCATGATCCCGATCCGCCTCGGCACGGTTGCGATCCTGCAGGGCATGGTCGCCGCCGGCCTCGTCAACACGCTGACGGCGCTGATCCTTGTCTACACCGCGCAAGGGCTGCCGCTCGCGATCTTCATCCTCTCGGAGTTCATGCGTACCGTTTCCGATGATCTGAAGAATGCAGGCCGCATCGACGGGCTTTCGGAATATGCGATCTTCTTCCGCCTCGTGCTGCCGCTGATCCGGCCGGCCATGGCGACGGTCGCAGTCTTCACCATGATCCCGATCTGGAACGACCTCTGGTTCCCGCTGATCCTTGCCCCCGGCGAGGCGACCAAGACGGTAACCCTCGGCAGCCAGGTCTTCATCGGCCAGTTTGTCACCAACTGGAATGCGGTCTTGTCCGCTCTTTCGCTGGCGATCTTCCCCGTCCTCATTCTCTATGTGATCTTCTCGCGGCAGTTGATCCGCGGCATTACGGCAGGAGCAGTCAAGTGAGCATGCCAGAAAAACCGATCCGCGTTCTCGTTGCCGGGCTTGGAAACATGGGCCGCAGCCACGCGCTGGCCTATCACAACAATCCGGGCTTCGAGATTGTCGGTCTCGTCAACCGCAGCAAGCCGACGCTTGCGCCGGAGCTTGGCGGCTATGAAATCCTGCCGGATTTTGAAAAAGCCCTGAACGACGTGAAGCCAGATCTCTGCTCGATCTGCACCTATTCGGATAGCCATGCGGATTATGCCGTCATGGCCTTCGAGGCCGGCTGCGACGTCTTCATAGAAAAGCCGCTGGCAACCACGGTTTCGGACGCCGAGCGCGTCGTGACAGCAGCGAGGAAGGCCGGCAGGAAGTTGGTCGTCGGCTATATCCTGCGCCACCATCCCTCATGGATCAGGTTGATCGAGGAAGCCCGCAAGCTCGGCGGCCCTTATGTCTTCCGCATGAACCTCAACCAGCAGTCGTCAGGCCCGACCTGGATGACCCACAAATCGCTGATGGAAACGACGCCGCCGATCGTCGATTGCGGCGTGCACTATGTCGACGTCATGTGCCAGATCACCGATGCCAAGCCCGTCGAAGTGCGCGGCATGGGCCTGCGCCTGTCGAACGAGATCGCACCCGACATGTACAATTACGGCCATCTGCAGGTGATCTACGAGGATGGCTCGATCGGCTGGTATGAAGCCGGCTGGGGACCGATGATCTCGGAAACCGCTTTCTTCGTGAAGGACGTGATGTCGCCGAACGGCGCGGTCTCGATCGTCATGGACCCGAATGCCAAGTCCGATGATATCGACACTCACACGAAGACGGCCGTTATCCGGGTTCACAAGGCCGAAACCGGCCCGGATGGCAAGTTCCTGCGCAAGGACGAGGACCTGAAGATGGACGGCGAGCCCGGCCATCAGGAACTCTGCGACCGCGAGCAGGCCTATGTGTTAAAGGCCATCCGCGAAAATATCAATCTCGACCGCCACATGGACGATGCCGTCCAGTCGCTTCGCATCTGCCTGGCTGCAGATGAAAGCGTGCGCAGCGGTCTTCCGATCAAGCTTTAAGGGGGCCTTACGTGGGATCGCTTCAACTGAAATCCATCCGCAAGGCCTTCGGTACCCATGAGGTCCTGAAGGGCATCGATCTCGAGGTCAGGGACGGCGAATTTGTGATCTTCGTCGGCCCCTCCGGTTGCGGCAAGTCCACTCTGCTGCGCGTCATTGCCGGCCTTGAGGATGCCACCTCCGGCAGTGTCCAGATCGACGGCGCCGAGGTGATCAACACGCCGCCTGCCAAGCGCGGCATCGCCATGGTATTCCAGTCCTATGCGCTCTATCCGCACCTGACGGTCAAGGACAATATGGGCCTTGGCCTGAAGCAGATGGGCGCGCCGAAGGCGGAAGTCGATGCCAAGGTTGCCAAGGCGTCCGGCATGCTGTCGCTGGAGCCTTATCTCGCCCGCCGCCCGGCCGAACTTTCCGGCGGTCAGCGCCAGCGCGTCGCGATCGGCCGTGCCATCGTGCGAGAGCCAAAACTCTTCCTGTTCGACGAGCCGTTGTCGAACCTCGATGCCGCTTTGCGCGTTAACACCCGCCTCGAAATCGCCCGCCTGCACCGCAGCCTCAAGGCGACGATGATCTATGTTACCCACGACCAGGTCGAGGCGATGACGCTTGCCGACAAGATCGTCGTGCTGAATGCCGGCCAGATCGAACAGGTCGGCTCGCCTATGGAGCTTTATAATAGGCCGGCTAACGTCTTCGTCGGCGGCTTCATAGGATCGCCGCAGATGAATTTTATCGAGGCTACCCGCCTCGGCGACACGGAAGCCAAGACCATCGGCATCCGCCCCGAGCACATCACGCTGTCGCGCGACAGCGGCACCTGGAAGGGCAAGGTCATCCATGTCGAACATCTCGGCGCCGATACCATCGTCTATCTCGAAACCGAGATGACGGGACTGCTGACAGTCCGTCTCTTCGGCGAGCATCGCTTCGCCGTTGACGATATCGTCTACGCATCGCCGGATACCACTTTGATGCACCGTTTCGGTGCGGATGACCGCGTTCTGCGCTGATATCTATTCAGGCCGAGACATCTTTTGTTACCGGGCGATGCTGCGAGGCGTCGCCCGGTAACGTTTTATTGTGCGGTGCGTCATCGGCTTGCCTTGACGTAATTTTTAACATACGAAGTTGTTTGTATAATTGGGCGTGCCTGCTGAAAAACCCGTTCGGCAAGGCGTATCAGTTTGAATTTCTTGATCTTCCGGTCACATTTCCCGATTCTTCGGAAAATGATGGAGCCGGAGTTTTTCATATGGAAACGACTATGCGGATGAACCGACTGATCCTGACTGCTGCCGCGGCAAGCCTGGCGATCCTCGCTGGATGTCAAAAACAGGAGGAGCAGCAGGCTGCCCCTGCCTATCCTCCGGCACAGGTCGCTGTCGTGACGACCAAGGCTGAAGAATTGCCGATCATCAACGAGCTGCCAGGGCGCATTGCCGCGACCCGGGTTGCTGAGGTCCGTCCGCGTGTTTCGGGCATTGTAGTGGAGCGCGTGTTCGAGCAGGGGTCAGTGGTCAAGCAGGGCGACGTGCTCTATCGCATTGATCCGGCGCCGTTCCAGGTGCAGGTCGATAGTGCTGCCGCAACGCTCGCCCGCGCCAAGGCCGTTCAGCTCCAGGCCCGCCAGACGGCGGACCGCCAGGAGCAGCTTCGCAAGGCCAATGCCGCCAGCCTGCAGGCCTATGACGATGCCATCGCCCAGCTTGCCCAGGCTGATGCGGATGTGGCAGGCGCCCGGGCGGGCCTCGCCACGGCACAGCTCAATCTGCAATACGCCAGCGTCACGGCGCCGATCAGCGGCCGCATCGGTCGTGCCCTGATCACAGAAGGCGCGCTTGTCAGCGCCAACAGCACGGAAAATCTCGCGACGATCCAGCAGCTCGATCCGGTCTATGCCGACTTCACCCAGCCCGCGACCGATCTGATCCGCCTGCGCAAGGCGCTGCAGGACGGCCAGATGATGACCGACAAGAACGAGGCGACGGTACAACTGATCCTCGATGACGGCACGCCCTATGATAAAAAGGGCAAACTGCTGTTCTCCGAAGCTGCCGTCGATGAAACGACCGGCCAGATAACCCTGCGCGGCGAGTTCCCGAACCCGGACGGCGATCTGCTGCCGGGCATGTATGTCCGTGTTCAGGTCCAGCAGGGTGTCGAGAAGAATGCCATTGCGGTTCCGCAGCAGGCCGTCCAACGCAACGCCGGTGGCCAGTCGCTGGTCTATGTGGTGACGGCTGAAAACAAGGTCGAATTCCGCACGATCATGCTGGGCCGCACCATCGGCAATCGCTGGCTGGTCGCAAGCGGTCTGAAGCCGGATGAAAAGGTTATCGTCGAAGGTTTCCAGAAGATCGGCCCCGGCGCTCCGGTTGTTCCGGCGGAATGGGATCCGAACGCCAAGCCGGCCGGTGACGCACCCGCTGCTGCTGCAGCCGAACCAAAGGCCGGTGACGTGGTAAAGCCTGCAGCCGAGGGCGCCGACAAGGCCGCCGCGCCGGCTGAAGGCGAAAAGCCGGCCGAGCAGAAGTAAGGATCGCAGGATGCCCAGTTTCTTTATCGACAGGCCGATTTTCGCCTGGGTGGTTGCGATCTTTATCATGATCGCAGGCATCATCGCCATTCCGATGCTGCCGATTTCACAGTATCCGGACGTGGCGCCGCCGCAGATCTCGATCAATACCAGCTATCCAGGCGCATCGTCGCAGGATACCTATCAGAGCGTCACGCGCCTGATCGAAGACGAGCTGAACGGTATCGATGGTCTGCTCTATTTCGAATCGACCTCCAGCGCCTCCGGCTCGGTGGAAATCAACGCGACCTTCCAGCCCGGCACCGATCCGGGCGATGCTGCCGTGGATGTCCAGAACCGCGTTCGCCGCGTCGAACCGCGCCTGCCCGACAGCGTCAAGCAGCAGGGTGTACAGGTCGATGAAGCCGGGTCCGGCTTCCTGTTGATCATCGCGCTGACCTCGACCGACGGCACCATGGATGCCATCGGGCTTGGCGACTACCTGAACCGCAACGTTCTCTCGGAAATCCAGCGTGTTCCGGGTGTGGGTCGTGCGCAGCTCTTTGCGACTGAACGTTCGATGCGTGTCTGGCTCGATCCGGACAAGATGCTTGGCCTCAACCTGACGGCAAGCGACGTGACCGCGGCCATCGGCGCTCAGAATGCGCAGGTTGCCGCGGGCTCCATCGGCGCGCAGCCGAACCCGATCACCCAGCAGATCGCCGCCCCTGTCATCATCAAGGGTCAGCTCACGTCGCCGGAGGAGTTCGGCGCGATTGTCTTGCGCGCCAATCCGGACGGTTCCGCGGTGCGCCTGCGCGATGTTGCGCGCGTCGAAGTCGGTGGCGAAAGCTACAGCTTCTCCACGCGTCTGAACGGCAAGCCATCGGCCGCTATCGGTGTCCAGCTGTCGCCAACCGGCAACGCGATGGAAACCTCGGCTGCCATTCAGGAGCGTATGAAGGAGCTTTCGACCTACTTCCCGCAGGGTCTCGAATATTCCATCCCTTACGACACCTCGCCTTTCGTCAAGGTATCGATCGAGAAGGTGCTGCACACGCTGCTCGAAGCCGTGGCGCTGGTGTTCCTCGTGATGTTCCTGTTCCTTCAGAATATCCGTTACACGGTTATCCCGACGCTCGTCGTGCCGGTTGCCTTGCTCGGCACCTGCGCGGTCATGTACGGCATGGGATTCTCGATCAACGTGTTGACCATGTTCGGCATGGTGCTGGCGATCGGTATTCTCGTCGATGATGCGATCATCGTTGTTGAAAACGTCGAGCGCATCATGTCCGAGGAAGGGCTGACGCCGCGCGAAGCAACCCGCAAGGCGATGAAGCAGATCACCGGCGCGGTCATCGGCATCACGCTGGTTCTGGCCTCGGTGTTCATTCCCATGGCCTTCTTCCCCGGTGCCGTCGGCGTCATCTACCGCCAGTTCTCGCTGACCATGGTCGTCTCGATCCTGTTCTCTGCGTTCCTGGCGCTGTCCTTGACACCCGCTCTGTGTGCCAGCTTCCTGAAGCAGGTTCCGAAGGGTCATCACCATGCCAAGCGTGGCTTCTTCGGCTGGTTCAACCGTGGATTCGACAAGACGTCGCATGGCTATAGCGGCTCGGTCTCATGGCTGATCCGCCGCGCCGGCCGCTTCATGCTGATCTATGTGATCATCCTCGGCGGTCTCGGCTACCTGTTCATGAAACTGCCGTCGTCGTTCCTTCCGGATGAAGACCAGGGCTTCGTCATCGTCATGATGCAGCTGCCGTCGGAAGCGACGGGACACCGTACGGATGAGGTTATCGCCAGCGCTGAAGGCATCTTCAGCAAGGAAGAGGCCGTCGATACGATCGTCGCGATCAACGGCTTCTCCTTCTTCGGTGCCGGCCAGAACGCAGCGCTCGCGTTCGTGACGCTGGATGACTGGGCAAAGCGCGACGCCAACAACTCGGCCCAGTCGATTGCCGGCCGCGCGACCATGGCCATGAGCCAGATCAAGGATGCGATCTCGTTTGCGCTGTCGCCGCCGCCGATCCAGGGTCTTGGCACCACGGGTGGTTTCTCGTTCCGCCTGCAGGACCGCGCTGGTCTCGGCGACCAGGCGCTGGCCCAGGCTCGCGACCAGCTTCTCGGTCTTGCGGCCCAGAGCCCGGTGCTGGCCGGCGTACGCTTCGAAGGCATGCCGGATGCGGCCCAGGCGAATGTCCTGATCGATCGCGAGAAGGCCAACACCTTCGGCGTCACCTTCGCTGACATCAACTCGACGATTTCGACCAACCTCGGCTCGTCCTATGTCAACGACTTCCCGAATGCCGGCCGCATGCAACGCGTGACGGTACAGGCGGACGAGAACAAGCGCATGCAGACCTCGGATCTTCTTAATCTGAACGTCCGCAACTCTAACGGCGGCATGGTGCGGCTCTCCTCCTTCGCCACGGTGGAGTGGGTAAAGGCGCCGACGCAAACGGTCGGCTACAACGGCTATCCGTCGATCCGCATCAGCGGCGACACCAAGCCGGGCTATTCGTCCGGTGATGCGATTGCCGAGATGCAGCGCCTGATGACCCAGCTCCCCTCCGGCTTCGGCTATGAGTGGACCGGTCAGTCGCTACAGGAAATCCAGTCCGGCTCGCAGGCGCCGATCCTGATCGCGCTGTCGTGCCTTCTGGTGTTCCTGTGCCTGGCGGCACTCTATGAAAGTTGGTCTATCCCGGTTTCGGTCATCATGGTCGTGCCGCTCGGCGTCATCGGTGCGGTTCTTGCGGTCACGCTGCGCGACATGCCGAACGACGTGTACTTCAAGGTCGGCCTCATCGCGATTATCGGTCTGTCCGCCAAGAACGCGATCCTGATCATCGAGT
This genomic stretch from Pararhizobium capsulatum DSM 1112 harbors:
- a CDS encoding efflux RND transporter permease subunit gives rise to the protein MPSFFIDRPIFAWVVAIFIMIAGIIAIPMLPISQYPDVAPPQISINTSYPGASSQDTYQSVTRLIEDELNGIDGLLYFESTSSASGSVEINATFQPGTDPGDAAVDVQNRVRRVEPRLPDSVKQQGVQVDEAGSGFLLIIALTSTDGTMDAIGLGDYLNRNVLSEIQRVPGVGRAQLFATERSMRVWLDPDKMLGLNLTASDVTAAIGAQNAQVAAGSIGAQPNPITQQIAAPVIIKGQLTSPEEFGAIVLRANPDGSAVRLRDVARVEVGGESYSFSTRLNGKPSAAIGVQLSPTGNAMETSAAIQERMKELSTYFPQGLEYSIPYDTSPFVKVSIEKVLHTLLEAVALVFLVMFLFLQNIRYTVIPTLVVPVALLGTCAVMYGMGFSINVLTMFGMVLAIGILVDDAIIVVENVERIMSEEGLTPREATRKAMKQITGAVIGITLVLASVFIPMAFFPGAVGVIYRQFSLTMVVSILFSAFLALSLTPALCASFLKQVPKGHHHAKRGFFGWFNRGFDKTSHGYSGSVSWLIRRAGRFMLIYVIILGGLGYLFMKLPSSFLPDEDQGFVIVMMQLPSEATGHRTDEVIASAEGIFSKEEAVDTIVAINGFSFFGAGQNAALAFVTLDDWAKRDANNSAQSIAGRATMAMSQIKDAISFALSPPPIQGLGTTGGFSFRLQDRAGLGDQALAQARDQLLGLAAQSPVLAGVRFEGMPDAAQANVLIDREKANTFGVTFADINSTISTNLGSSYVNDFPNAGRMQRVTVQADENKRMQTSDLLNLNVRNSNGGMVRLSSFATVEWVKAPTQTVGYNGYPSIRISGDTKPGYSSGDAIAEMQRLMTQLPSGFGYEWTGQSLQEIQSGSQAPILIALSCLLVFLCLAALYESWSIPVSVIMVVPLGVIGAVLAVTLRDMPNDVYFKVGLIAIIGLSAKNAILIIEFAKEQMEAGKSLMEATIEAAHLRFRPILMTSLAFTLGVLPLAIATGASSGSQRAIGTGVMGGMISATILAIFFVPVFFVFVMRIFGTKDVHVKTEPTETPAAPAE